The DNA segment TTCCTCTTGCTGACCAGAACGTAAATCTGGCGCTGATTAGGTTTAATTAAAGTAGTAATAAGCTTTTCAGAGATTACTTATTACCAATAAAGCGCCGCGATTATACCTATATAGTTCGATATTACCAAGTCTGTGGCCTAAGACTTTTCAATACTGAGCACCGTGCAGTCGTTATTATGTATTTGCCAGCGAATATTCAAGTCGTACAAGTTCATGCCATATTCTTGTCGGTCAGTTTGTGCTTTTTTATAGGCGGGCCTTGGGTCTTGGTTTAACACTTGCTCGATAAACAACCTTAAATCCTGATAATTTGATCCAAGTGAGAGCAGTTGTTGCTGTGCATTATCTGTAAAGCTTATAACAAAATTTGTTTGTTCAGGCATGGGCGCCATAATGGATTGGGCATCTTGTACGCTGTCAGAGTAGGGGATATAAGGTTTTATATCTAAAATCGGTGTGCCGTCCAAGAGATCCAAGCCGCTAATATCAAGTGCTAAATTACCATTTACGGTAGATGTGCCCGTAAGTTTAACTACTGACATACCTATTGGGTTTGGCCTAAAGGTAGAGCGAGTTGAGAATACACCGGTTTTTTTGTTACCGCCCAAGCGAGGAGCTTTAACCAATGGCTTCCAACCTTGCTCGCTGGTACCGTGAAAGACAAAGACTAACCAAAGGTGAGAGTGTTGTTCAATATCTCGAATCAGTTCTAACTGGTTGTCTGCAATTAATAATTCCAGCTTTCCGTGCGCGGCAGTCACCAGCCCAGGCTGCCTTGGTATAGCAAATTTTTGCTTATATGGAGAGTGAATTACTCCAACTGGAGTAAATGAATAACTGCTTTGTACGGTCATGATTTAAAATTAATTGCTGTTAATGCTCTGAAATTTGAAACGCTTTGCCATAACAAACCATCATTTCTAAGCATTGTTGATCTTCAATAGGTGTACAAGAGGTAAAAACAACTGCATTTGCCTCCATGCTAGCGGCTTTTTCTCTTGCCATAGTGCGGGCATCTGCGGCGTTGGCTGGAATATCGTTTTCTTTAGCTTTGCAGCTGTCACCTTCAACTAAGCCCAGAAATTTCACTTTACCAGGTAACTCGTTTTCATCTTGAAAAACAGTAACATTACCAGCGGCAAAATACTCATCGAAATTTTCTTTATCTAAATTAGTTTCGACACTCGGACCATTTGTACATGCGCAAAGCAGCATAATACTGTTGATTACTAGTAAGTTTGTAACTTGTTTTCGAAATGTTTTTTTCATTGGTTTCATCGTTTGTTAATTAAATATATTTTATATGTTTATGGATCATTTTCTCTATATCAGCCAATAGAAATGGTTTAGAAATAAAATCATCCATACCAGATTCTATGCATTGTTGTAGATGCTCATTTTGTGCATCTGCTGTTAAAGCAATAATAGGAATGTGATCATAGTCTTTATTGGCGCGAATCGTTTGGCTGGCTACATGACCATCCATTATTGGCATATGTATATCCATAAATACCAGTTGATAGTCATTATTTTTCACAGCCTCTACCGCTTGCGCACCATCTTCGGCTATATCGACCTCGATGCCTAGCTTTTCAAGTAATCCTTTCGCGACAATTTGATTCAATTTAAAGTCTTCAGCAAGTAATGCTTTGATGCCATGAAATACACTGTGTTGTTTCTCAATGGCAATAGTGGCTGACTCTGACGATAAAGAGTTAACAATACTACTGAATAAAACCGGGCAGTGCAGCGTTTGAACATTATCCTTAAAGACAAATAATTCTATACTATCATTTTGATTAAAATTGGAGATTAGTAATAATTGGATCTTATCGTTGTTTAACCAATCTTTTTGTTTCGCTATGATTTCTTTTACTGCACTATTTTGCTGACCAGTTAAGTCAATGACGATTAGTGATTCTTCGCTGATTACAGCTTGTTCTCTTGTTAAACATTCAGTACCAGCATTGCACAGTTTTAGGTTTAGCTTGCTCGTATGTTGACTAAAAACGTCAATATGATGGGGATTATTGCTATATAAGTATATCGGTTTCTTTAATATTGCCAACGGCTCTTCATCAAGTTGTTTTATGATCGGTATGGTTAAATTAAATTGACTGCCTTTACCTAGCTCTGATGTAACAGATACATTGCCATCCATTAGACTGGCTAATCGTTTGCAAATTGTTAATCCTAAGCCCGTACCGCCATGAATTCGGGATGTAGAGTTGTCACCTTGTGAAAATGGCGCAAAAATATGTTCAAGCTTATCTTTACTTAGACCAATTCCTGTATCTGTTACTGAAAATATAACCTCGCTTCTATCTTCGTTATAGCTCAGTGATACGTTAATAAAGCCTTGTTCGGTGAACTTAACCGCATTAGAGGTTAAATTCATTAATATTTGACCAATACGAACAGGGTCGCCATAAAACTTGGTGTTTAATTCTGGGTCATAGTTAAACTGCAATTGTATATTCTTATTTTGTGCGCTAATTGCTAAAACATTAGCTACCCGATCAAAAATGGACAATAAATCAAATTCAATATTATCTAAATTGAGCTTGTCACTGTCTATTTTAGAAAAGTCTAAAATATCGTTTAATATGTCCAATAGTTGCCTTGCTGAAAGTAAAATTTTGTCGACATAGAGCTTATCTTCTGCTGCAAGGTTTTGATCCTGTAAAAGCTGTGATAGCCCGATAATACCGTTCATTGGTGTGCGGATCTCGTGACTCATATTTGCTAAAAATTCTCCTCGAGATTTATTCGCTGCTTCTGCTTGTAATTTGGCTCGCTGAGCAAGTTTGGTTTGCTGTTCAAACTTTGACACTGTTTTAGCGATATCATCCTGCATTTGATTCATTGAATTTAGTAACAAGTTAACATCTGCGGTTTTACTTTTAAGTTTGGGACGCCTTGAAAAATCACCATTGGAAATACGTTGGGCTAAATTTGTGATGGTATAGAGCGGATTAGATATGTGTTTGATCAAATAAAACCGAATTGATAGCAAGGCAAGAATAAATGCTATTTGTAACAGTAGCTTAGTGATCCTAATGTACTTGATCTGTTTTTCTAAGTTATGGCTTTTATTGACATGCCATTTATCATAATCGTGTTGGAACAAGTCAATTTGCGCCATAATTTCACTTTTAGATTTAAGATATTCAGCACCATAGAGAATATCTTTGGCTATAGCTTTACCTGTTTTACTATTTTCTTGATATGCAGTAATCGCATTTAATTCACTCTGAACTAATTTATCAGCTAAGTTAACCGCGATAAGTAATTTATTTAGTTCACTTTCGCGAGCGAGCAAATTTTCAACAATTTCGACTAACGGCACTTCCCGGTAATTCTTTTCTTCTCTTTCAGTATGTACTTTATCCCAATAAATACTGAAATAATGCTCAGGTCGCAAGCGTTCACCATTACGAATTTCTAAGATCTCATAAAAATAATCGCGGTAGGTTGTATCGCCGGTGACAATATAGGTTCTTGATGTTCGGGTGAGTTTATTTGAGGTATCTCTGACTTGCGCAGCAAGCTCCATAATGGCTATACGATCGTTTTCAAGCGCGTTGAGTTGGTTTGTCGTTAATTGATAATAATAAAATACACTAATATTTGCGGTGATTAACACCAATAGCAGCATAAAAAAGCGTGAAAAATAACGATTTATAGTCATTAAGTTTGAACAGTATGAAAGACGAATAAGTTGAGTTTAAGTGTATCACTGAAGAGCTGATTTAGCGAAAATGTTTATCGTTTTTATGATGTTATCATTGTTGAAGGTGTAGATATGTGGTGTTAGATCATTCTTACATGTCGGTACAAACTTAATACCATGATTTACACGATGTACTGAATACCGTGATCACATGGATGTGAATGAACGGTCCATGGTGGTTTGCATTCCATCATCCCTGAAAAACAGAATTTATGCCGTCCATGGCAATTCTAAGTTAATTCATCCATGAATTAAAAAGCCGCTAAAAATAGCGGCTTTTGCTTTAACTGAATATAATCGAATTGCTACGAAGCTTTTTTCTCTGCAATGTAGTTTTTCATCATGGTATTCATTACATCTAATGGTAGAGGACCATTTTTAAGGTAAACGTCATGGAACTCGCGGATATCAAATTTATCGCCAAGTTCAGTTTGAACCATTTCGCGCATACGCAAAATTTCTAACATACCTATTTTATACGCGGTTGCTTGTGATGGCATAACAGCATGGCGTTCAACCATTTTGATTGCATCTGATTTTGCATTTGGCGTATTGGTCACATAATAGTTAATTGACTCTTCTCGAGTCCATTTTTTAACATGCATACCAGTATCAACAACTAAACGACAAGCACGCCATAATTCCATGGCTAAACGGCCAAAGTCAGAATATGGGTCAGAGTACATGCCAATTTCTTTTGGCAACTTCTCAGTGTATAAGCCCCAACCTTCACTATAAGCAGTGTAGCTTTTAAACTTACGGAAAGTAGGGATACCTTCTAGCTCTTGTGAGATAGCTAATTGCATATGATGTCCAGGAATACCTTCATGATAAGCTAATGCTTCCATTTGGTACGTAGGCATGGCCTTCATATCATAAAGGTTAGCGTAGTACATACCAGGGCGAGAGCCATCTGGAGCAGGGCGGTTATAGAATGCTTTACCTGCAGACTTTTCACGGAACGCTTCAACACGCTTAACAATTAAGTCAGCTTTTGGCTTAACTAAGAACAACTCATCTAAATGAGTCTTCATAGTATCAATTAATGCTGTTGCTTCGTCTAAGTAGCGTTGTTTTCCTGCTTCATCATCTGCGTAGTAAAATTGTTCATCTTCACGCATAAATTGCATAAATGCAGCCAAGTCGCCTTTAAAACCTACGCTGTCTTTGATAACACGCATTTCATTATGAATGCGGCTAACTTCACTTAAGCCGATTTGATGAATTTCTTCAGCAGTTAAGCTAGTAGTTGTGGTTTTAGCTAACGCAACATTGTAATAATCATTACCTTCAGGGAATTTCCAGGCCCCAGCATCAGCTGTAGACTTTGCTTCAAGGCTAATTAGGTAATCCACCAAGTCTTGATACGCTGGTTGTACACTTGAAAGTAATGCTTCATTAGCTGAAGCGATAAGCGCTGAAGATTCAGTTTCTGACAACTCTAGCTTTGCTACCTTCTTTTTAAAGTCAGCTAACAGCGTTGAGTCTTCACCTTCGGTGAACGGTGCACCAGCAATTAAGTTTTGTGAATCACGAATAACGTGTGGGAAAACGAAACTTGGAGCAATAATGCCTTTATCTTCACGAATTTTTAGTTGTACGATTAATTGTTCAATCACTGTATCAATGCCTGATAAGCGCTCAACATAAGCTGTTGCTTCTTCAACATTACTAACCGTATGCTGATTTATTAAAAACGACGGGATGCTTGAGTGTTGGCCATGCATTTGATTAACAGGGTAGTTATGGTAGCGCCATTTATGGTTAGCAATTTCTTGCTCCATGCTTTGTTCTGCTAATTTATAACTGATTTTTGTTTGTTCATCCAAAGCATCGTAATCAAACGTACGTAGAGCAACTAACTGATCTTTTGTTATTTGCAGCTCTTTTTCAGCATTGGCTTCAGAATTGTCATTCCATTTTCCATAGTCTTTTTTAATGCCCAAATATGTTTGAAATTGTGGATAACGCATAACTGTATCCATAAAGTTTTTTTCAAAGGCAGCGTTTAACCGAGCTGATTC comes from the Thalassotalea nanhaiensis genome and includes:
- the tsaA gene encoding tRNA (N6-threonylcarbamoyladenosine(37)-N6)-methyltransferase TrmO gives rise to the protein MTVQSSYSFTPVGVIHSPYKQKFAIPRQPGLVTAAHGKLELLIADNQLELIRDIEQHSHLWLVFVFHGTSEQGWKPLVKAPRLGGNKKTGVFSTRSTFRPNPIGMSVVKLTGTSTVNGNLALDISGLDLLDGTPILDIKPYIPYSDSVQDAQSIMAPMPEQTNFVISFTDNAQQQLLSLGSNYQDLRLFIEQVLNQDPRPAYKKAQTDRQEYGMNLYDLNIRWQIHNNDCTVLSIEKS
- the rcsF gene encoding Rcs stress response system protein RcsF, whose product is MKKTFRKQVTNLLVINSIMLLCACTNGPSVETNLDKENFDEYFAAGNVTVFQDENELPGKVKFLGLVEGDSCKAKENDIPANAADARTMAREKAASMEANAVVFTSCTPIEDQQCLEMMVCYGKAFQISEH
- a CDS encoding ATP-binding protein → MTINRYFSRFFMLLLVLITANISVFYYYQLTTNQLNALENDRIAIMELAAQVRDTSNKLTRTSRTYIVTGDTTYRDYFYEILEIRNGERLRPEHYFSIYWDKVHTEREEKNYREVPLVEIVENLLARESELNKLLIAVNLADKLVQSELNAITAYQENSKTGKAIAKDILYGAEYLKSKSEIMAQIDLFQHDYDKWHVNKSHNLEKQIKYIRITKLLLQIAFILALLSIRFYLIKHISNPLYTITNLAQRISNGDFSRRPKLKSKTADVNLLLNSMNQMQDDIAKTVSKFEQQTKLAQRAKLQAEAANKSRGEFLANMSHEIRTPMNGIIGLSQLLQDQNLAAEDKLYVDKILLSARQLLDILNDILDFSKIDSDKLNLDNIEFDLLSIFDRVANVLAISAQNKNIQLQFNYDPELNTKFYGDPVRIGQILMNLTSNAVKFTEQGFINVSLSYNEDRSEVIFSVTDTGIGLSKDKLEHIFAPFSQGDNSTSRIHGGTGLGLTICKRLASLMDGNVSVTSELGKGSQFNLTIPIIKQLDEEPLAILKKPIYLYSNNPHHIDVFSQHTSKLNLKLCNAGTECLTREQAVISEESLIVIDLTGQQNSAVKEIIAKQKDWLNNDKIQLLLISNFNQNDSIELFVFKDNVQTLHCPVLFSSIVNSLSSESATIAIEKQHSVFHGIKALLAEDFKLNQIVAKGLLEKLGIEVDIAEDGAQAVEAVKNNDYQLVFMDIHMPIMDGHVASQTIRANKDYDHIPIIALTADAQNEHLQQCIESGMDDFISKPFLLADIEKMIHKHIKYI
- a CDS encoding DUF885 domain-containing protein; its protein translation is MQTNKSLIALALSSALLFGCNSQAPTQTESVSPESTEVVTESAAEQSESARLNAAFEKNFMDTVMRYPQFQTYLGIKKDYGKWNDNSEANAEKELQITKDQLVALRTFDYDALDEQTKISYKLAEQSMEQEIANHKWRYHNYPVNQMHGQHSSIPSFLINQHTVSNVEEATAYVERLSGIDTVIEQLIVQLKIREDKGIIAPSFVFPHVIRDSQNLIAGAPFTEGEDSTLLADFKKKVAKLELSETESSALIASANEALLSSVQPAYQDLVDYLISLEAKSTADAGAWKFPEGNDYYNVALAKTTTTSLTAEEIHQIGLSEVSRIHNEMRVIKDSVGFKGDLAAFMQFMREDEQFYYADDEAGKQRYLDEATALIDTMKTHLDELFLVKPKADLIVKRVEAFREKSAGKAFYNRPAPDGSRPGMYYANLYDMKAMPTYQMEALAYHEGIPGHHMQLAISQELEGIPTFRKFKSYTAYSEGWGLYTEKLPKEIGMYSDPYSDFGRLAMELWRACRLVVDTGMHVKKWTREESINYYVTNTPNAKSDAIKMVERHAVMPSQATAYKIGMLEILRMREMVQTELGDKFDIREFHDVYLKNGPLPLDVMNTMMKNYIAEKKAS